The following is a genomic window from Verrucosispora sp. WMMD573.
GCCCCGCTCCAGCACCCGGCCGGCGTACATCACCAGCACGTCGTCGGCGACCTGGCCGACCACGCCGAGGTCGTGCGTGATCAGGACGATCGCGGTGCCGTACTCGGCCTGCACGTCGGTCAACAGCTCCAGGATCTGCGCCTGCACGGTGACGTCCAGCGCGGCCGTGGGCTCGTCGGCGATCAGCACGGCGGGATCGTTCACCAGCGCCATGGCGATCATCGCCCGCTGGCGCAGGCCGCCGGAGAACTCGTGCGGATACTGGTCGTACCGCCGGTCCGGCTGTGAGATGCCGACCCGGTCCAGCATCTCGACCACTCTCCGACGCGTCTCGGCGCGCCCGGCGCGCCGGTGGTGCACCCGGTACGCCTCGGCGATCTGCCGGCCGACCGGATGGTACGGGTGCAGCGCCGGGAGCGGATCTTGGAAGATCATCGCCACGTCCCGGCCACGCAGCCGGCGTAGCGCGGCCTCAGGTCGACCGACCAGCCCGTGCCCAGCGACGGTGATCTCACCGGCCACGGTGACCCGACGCGGGTCGTGCAGGCCGAGGAGGGCCAGCGCGAGGGAGCTCTTGCCCGCGCCGGACTCGCCGACGATGCCCAGGGTGCGCCCGCGCTCGGCGGTGAACGAGACCCCGTCGACCGCGCGCACCATGCCGTCGGTGGTGGTGAGGTCCACCCGCAGGTCGGTCACCCGCAGGTAGGGGTCCACGATCGCCTCCCTCCGCCCACGACGAAGGGAACTACCACCGCTTCATGCAGCCGAAATCAGCTACCACCCCCGTCGTCCCGAAAGGATCCCACGAACCGTCCCCCACCGCACCACTGCCGGTCACCACCGACTGCCGCGCTGGCCGCACGGAAGGTGCGACGACGGGGGCAGCCCGGCAGGCAGGATCCCGGCGAGACGAGCGGAGGTGACCATGACCGTGGCGGTGTTCGACCACGAGGGCCCGTGGACCGAGGAGGAGTACCTCGCCCTCGGCGAGACCTCCCAGCGCGTCGAACTCTTCGACGGGAGCCTGCACGTGACCCCAGCCCCCACCCCACGCCACCAGCGGATCGCCAGGAAGCTGGGCAACATCCTGGAAGCGGCGGCCGAGGCCGTCGATTTGGAACTGCTGGAGGCGGTGAATGTTCGACTACGACCGGGACGGGTTCCAGTCCCGGATCTGGTGATCACCACGCCGGTCGACCTGGACGACCCGCACATCGAGGCGGCTGACGTTCGACTTGTTTGCGAGATCATCTCGCCAGGCAACGCGGCCACGGACAATGTCCTCAAGATGCACTACTATGCCGCCGCCGGCATCGAGTGGTACCTACCGGTCGAGCAGACAACCGGCGCGCTCCGCCTCTACCAGCGGCGTGGTCGTCACTACGTCGAGCATCAGGCGGTCAAACGAGGTGCAGTGCTACACCTGAACGCACCTGTCCAGGCAACGATCCGTCCCGAAGATCTCGTCCCCTGACGGTTGTCGGTCGGGTCGCCTAGGGTCGGGCCATGAGCGACCGCATCATGGACACCGGGGTAACGCGTCTCGTAAACGTGCACGATGAGACGTCGCCGTGAGCGAATTCGAGGTGGCCGAGGCGGCGGTGCAGGCGGCGCTGGACGCTGGTGCCCGGTACGCCGACGTTCGGGTGATGCACCGGCGCTACGAGTCGATGACCGCCCGCAACGGCGACATCGAGTCGCTGGCCCAGGACGAGAGCGTCGGTCTGGGCGTACGCGCGTTGGTCAGTTCGGGTTGGGGCTTCCACGCCGTACCGGAGCTGTCCTACCTGGCCGCCCGCGACGCCGGCCACCGGGCCGCGCGGACCGCGGCGGCCAGCGCGCTGGTCTCCGGCCCGCCCGTCGACCTGGTCGCGGTCACCCCGACCACGGCGAGCTGGTCCTCGCCCTGTGAGGTCGACCCGCTCGGCGTCTCCCTCGCCGTCAAGGGTGACCTGCTGGTGGCCGCCACCCGCACCATGACCGAGCACGGCGCCGACCTCGCCGAGGGGCTCTACCAGATCTGGGACACCGCCAAGTGGTTCGTCTCCAGCGAGGGGCACCGCATCGACCAGCGCATCCGCGAGTGCGGCGGTGGCATCTCGGCCACCTCCGTGGGTGCCGGTGAGACCCAACGCCGGTCCTGGCCGAGCTACCGCGGCCAGTACGGCACCACCGGCTGGGAACTTGTCGAGTCACTGGAGTTGACCGCGCACGCGGCACGGATCGCCGAGGAGTCGCGGGCACTGCTGACCGCGCCGCTCTGCCCCACCGGCGAGACCGACCTGATCCTCGGCGGCGAGCAGTTGGCGCTCCAGATCCACGAGTCGGTCGGGCACGCCATCGAGCTGGACCGCATTCTAGGGTGGGAGGCGGCCTTCGCCGGCACCTCATGGTTGGATCTCGCGCAGCTCGGCTCGCTGCGGTACGGCTCCGAACTGATGACCATCACCATCGACCCGACCATCCCCGGCGCGCTGGGCAGCTTCGGCTACGACGACGAGGGCTCACCGGCGGTGAAGCGCGACGCGGTGCGGAACGGCCGCTGGGTGGGCGTGCTGGCGGGCCGGGACTCGGCCGCCGTCGCGGGCCTCGATCACGGCGGCAGCGTACGCGCCGACGGGTGGGCCAGGCTGCCCATGGTGCGGATGACGAACGTGGGCCTGGAACCGGGCCCGCACACCCTGGACGAAATCGTCGCCGCCACTGACGAGGGGGTGCTGATGGACGTCAACAGGTCCTGGTCCATCGACGACAAGCGGCTCAACTTCCAGTTCGGCTGCGAGATCGGCTGGGAGATCCGCAACGGCCGGCGGGGGCGGATGCTGCGTAACCCGACGTACACCGGCATCGGCCCGCTGTTCTGGCGCTCGATGGACATGCTCTCCTCGGAGACGGTCCCGTGGGGCACCCCAAACTGCGGCAAGGGCCAGCCCGGCCAGATCGGGCACACCGGTCACCCGTCGGCCCCGGCCCGTTTCCGCAACGTCCGGGTGGGGGTACGCGCGTGACCGAACACCAGCACGTCGTGGTGACGCCGTACGTCGTCGCCGACCACCGGGAGGCAGCGTGAGTGCCGCCCCGGCGCGGTCCGGTGACACCGAGTTGGACATCGCCGGCCGCGTGGTGGACCTGGTCGCCCGGCTGGCCGGGCCGGCCGCGCAGGCGGAGGTCACGGTGACCCGAGTCGAGTCGGCGTTGACCAGGTTCGCCAACTCGGCGATCCACCAGAACGTGGCCGCCTCCTCCGTGGACGTCCGACTTCGGATCCACCTGGCCGGGCGGACCGCCGCCGGCAGCGGAAACGCGGTCACCACCGACGGGTTGCGCGCGCTGGTGGAGCGGGTGCTGACGGCGGCCCGGTTCACTCCACCGGATCCGGCCTGGCCGGGGCTCGCACCGGCGGCGCCGGTGGCGCCCTCGCCGGCGTGGGATCCGGCCACGGCGCACGCCGGGCCGGATCAACGGGCCGCCCTGGTTCGGGCGTTCGTCGACGCGGCCGGCGGGTTGGCGACCGCGGGCTACTGCCGCACCGGTTACCGCACGGCGGCGTTCGCCAACTCGGCCGGCCACTTCGCACAGGGGCAGGCGGCAGATGCGGCGATGGACGGCATCGCCCGCACCGACGGCGCGGACGGCACGGCCCGGCAGCACGTCGACCGGGTCGCCGACCTCGACGGCGCCGGCCTGGGACGGCGGGCCGCCGCCAAGGCGCGAGCAGCGGCTCACCCGGTCGAGCTGCCACCCGGGCGCTACCCGGTGGTGATGGAGCCGCCGGCCGTCGCGGACCTGCT
Proteins encoded in this region:
- a CDS encoding TldD/PmbA family protein encodes the protein MSEFEVAEAAVQAALDAGARYADVRVMHRRYESMTARNGDIESLAQDESVGLGVRALVSSGWGFHAVPELSYLAARDAGHRAARTAAASALVSGPPVDLVAVTPTTASWSSPCEVDPLGVSLAVKGDLLVAATRTMTEHGADLAEGLYQIWDTAKWFVSSEGHRIDQRIRECGGGISATSVGAGETQRRSWPSYRGQYGTTGWELVESLELTAHAARIAEESRALLTAPLCPTGETDLILGGEQLALQIHESVGHAIELDRILGWEAAFAGTSWLDLAQLGSLRYGSELMTITIDPTIPGALGSFGYDDEGSPAVKRDAVRNGRWVGVLAGRDSAAVAGLDHGGSVRADGWARLPMVRMTNVGLEPGPHTLDEIVAATDEGVLMDVNRSWSIDDKRLNFQFGCEIGWEIRNGRRGRMLRNPTYTGIGPLFWRSMDMLSSETVPWGTPNCGKGQPGQIGHTGHPSAPARFRNVRVGVRA
- a CDS encoding ABC transporter ATP-binding protein, yielding MVRAVDGVSFTAERGRTLGIVGESGAGKSSLALALLGLHDPRRVTVAGEITVAGHGLVGRPEAALRRLRGRDVAMIFQDPLPALHPYHPVGRQIAEAYRVHHRRAGRAETRRRVVEMLDRVGISQPDRRYDQYPHEFSGGLRQRAMIAMALVNDPAVLIADEPTAALDVTVQAQILELLTDVQAEYGTAIVLITHDLGVVGQVADDVLVMYAGRVLERGDVEQVLRTPQHPYTWGLLGSVPSLLGDPEADLRPIPGIPPNLLDLPDGCVFHPRCRHTEPVAHRCRTESPRLRAVGTGGHRLACHLPAGERIRRHAEETARVGVAR
- a CDS encoding Uma2 family endonuclease, encoding MTVAVFDHEGPWTEEEYLALGETSQRVELFDGSLHVTPAPTPRHQRIARKLGNILEAAAEAVDLELLEAVNVRLRPGRVPVPDLVITTPVDLDDPHIEAADVRLVCEIISPGNAATDNVLKMHYYAAAGIEWYLPVEQTTGALRLYQRRGRHYVEHQAVKRGAVLHLNAPVQATIRPEDLVP